In a genomic window of Deltaproteobacteria bacterium CG11_big_fil_rev_8_21_14_0_20_49_13:
- a CDS encoding tRNA uridine-5-carboxymethylaminomethyl(34) synthesis enzyme MnmG, with product MYDIIIIGGGHAGVEAALSAARIFSKRGEKKRVLLVTGKVSTIGHMSCNPAIGGLAKGHIVREIDALGGEMGVAADLTGIQFRRLNMSKGPAVRATRCQSDRNSYMRHIQKVLKQETGSRKHEGLHLGLELKEAIAEEIIVENGRVVGIMTSTGERLAARKVVITTGTFLNGLLHYGMEQEEGGRAGDFASHGLSKSLINAGLKLGRLKTGTCPRLKSETIDFSSLEKQNGDTPQPKFSFRRTTHPLEQLPCFITHTSAETHDIIRAEIHRSPLFSGKIKGTGPRYCPSIEDKVVRFASRERHQIFLEPEGMDIPEVYVNGLSTSLPIDVQLKIVRSIKGLKRAEIARAGYAVEYDFVLPTQLYPTLEVKNVSGLYTAGQINGTSGYEEAAAQGLMAGVNAARSILNEEAVILSRSDAYVGVLIDDLVTKGTEEPYRMFTSRAEHRLILREDNADMRLSELGNNINLLDDEQYQRFSAKRGSMERLVIASKEALRRKRTVDLSNEPEEIRAAVEIELKYEGYIKLQNQTVERLKDLEHFKIPADLDYDKITSISNEVRAKLKEVRPVTLAQASNISGITPAAISILMVCLR from the coding sequence ATGTACGACATAATAATCATAGGCGGAGGACATGCCGGCGTCGAGGCCGCATTGTCGGCCGCGAGGATCTTTTCAAAACGAGGCGAAAAGAAAAGGGTTCTCCTTGTAACGGGAAAGGTCTCAACGATAGGTCACATGAGCTGCAACCCGGCGATCGGCGGTCTTGCAAAGGGGCATATAGTCAGGGAGATAGACGCCCTCGGCGGAGAGATGGGCGTTGCCGCAGATCTCACGGGGATACAATTCAGAAGACTTAATATGAGCAAGGGCCCTGCCGTGAGGGCCACAAGGTGTCAATCGGACCGCAACAGCTATATGCGGCATATACAAAAGGTCCTGAAGCAAGAAACAGGAAGCAGGAAGCATGAAGGATTACATTTGGGTCTGGAACTAAAAGAGGCGATAGCGGAAGAGATTATTGTTGAGAACGGCCGCGTTGTCGGCATTATGACGAGTACCGGAGAAAGACTTGCGGCAAGGAAGGTCGTCATTACGACAGGGACCTTTCTGAACGGGCTTCTCCACTACGGCATGGAGCAGGAGGAGGGGGGGCGCGCTGGAGATTTTGCATCGCACGGCCTTTCGAAAAGCTTGATAAATGCAGGGTTAAAACTTGGCAGACTTAAAACAGGCACCTGCCCAAGGCTTAAAAGCGAGACAATAGACTTTAGTTCACTTGAGAAACAAAACGGGGATACCCCTCAACCCAAGTTCTCGTTTAGGAGAACGACACATCCACTTGAACAACTACCGTGTTTCATAACCCACACGAGCGCTGAAACACACGATATAATTCGCGCGGAAATTCACAGGTCGCCGCTTTTTTCCGGGAAGATAAAAGGGACGGGGCCCAGATATTGCCCGTCCATAGAAGACAAGGTCGTGAGGTTCGCTAGCAGAGAGCGCCATCAGATATTTTTGGAACCGGAAGGCATGGATATCCCGGAGGTCTATGTGAACGGACTTTCTACCTCGCTCCCCATAGATGTTCAGCTTAAGATAGTAAGGTCCATTAAAGGCCTTAAAAGGGCCGAGATAGCAAGGGCCGGGTACGCAGTTGAATATGATTTTGTACTCCCTACCCAGCTCTACCCAACCCTTGAGGTAAAGAATGTTTCAGGTCTTTATACCGCCGGGCAGATAAATGGCACATCCGGATATGAAGAGGCGGCAGCACAAGGCCTCATGGCCGGTGTAAATGCTGCTAGGTCTATTTTAAATGAGGAGGCAGTTATCCTTTCACGGTCCGATGCTTATGTAGGTGTGTTGATAGATGACCTTGTTACAAAGGGGACCGAAGAACCTTACAGAATGTTCACGTCGCGCGCTGAACATAGGCTTATACTGCGTGAGGATAATGCAGACATGAGGCTTTCAGAGCTCGGGAATAATATAAACCTTTTAGACGACGAGCAATATCAAAGATTTTCGGCGAAAAGAGGATCCATGGAAAGACTTGTCATCGCATCAAAAGAGGCCTTGAGAAGAAAGCGGACGGTGGATCTTTCAAACGAACCCGAAGAGATAAGGGCGGCCGTAGAGATAGAGCTCAAGTATGAGGGATACATCAAGCTTCAGAATCAGACCGTGGAAAGACTGAAGGATCTGGAACATTTTAAGATCCCGGCCGACCTTGATTACGATAAGATAACAAGCATCTCGAACGAGGTCAGGGCAAAGCTAAAAGAGGTCCGCCCGGTAACGCTTGCGCAGGCATCGAACATCTCCGGCATCACCCCCGCGGCCATATCCATATTAATGGTATGCCTAAGATAA
- a CDS encoding tRNA uridine-5-carboxymethylaminomethyl(34) synthesis GTPase MnmE, with protein MLIRPLVARLLFLVAILGPFHYRVLIVGRETIAAISTPAGIGAVGIVRISGPNAKMVLENVWISGLIKVENFITHRLYYGKISTDNRIIDNVLAVWMEDPHSYTGEDVVEIHCHGGSVSTKNVLNAILGGGAKPAAPGEFTMRAFLNRKLDLAQAEGVAEVISATSEKALRLASDQLNGKISDEVHGLLEGLKEVKALVEATIDFPEEDTELIAEANVCEMLLPVQKRIGGLLSTYNEGRLIHDGVRAVIVGKPNVGKSSVLNALIGNERAIVHHTPGTTRDTIEESMELGGILFSITDTAGIRESSCEIEKIGVKRSKEKLSSADIVLVVLDASRPLDKEDAEVLEETGSIERVILLNKSDIAENKDEETFDFDDKTKKISTSAVTGVGMEELKKALISSVDKDALIDSDGAIITNLRHKHALDEADTAIGYSLEVISKKESAEFVAHHIQAAMNALMKITGEVTTEDVLNSIFSKFCIGK; from the coding sequence ATGCTGATCCGCCCACTCGTTGCGCGCTTACTATTTTTAGTTGCCATTTTGGGCCCTTTTCACTATCGGGTCTTAATTGTGGGAAGAGAAACAATAGCCGCCATATCAACCCCGGCAGGAATCGGTGCGGTTGGCATCGTCAGGATCAGCGGTCCAAACGCCAAAATGGTCTTAGAAAATGTGTGGATAAGTGGTCTAATCAAGGTGGAAAACTTTATAACTCACCGACTTTATTATGGAAAAATATCCACAGATAATAGGATAATAGATAACGTGCTTGCCGTGTGGATGGAGGACCCACATTCCTATACGGGTGAGGATGTCGTTGAGATACATTGCCACGGGGGAAGCGTCTCCACAAAAAATGTCCTGAATGCGATCTTGGGCGGAGGGGCAAAACCTGCCGCCCCCGGTGAATTCACCATGCGGGCATTTTTAAATAGAAAGCTAGATCTTGCACAGGCGGAGGGTGTTGCCGAGGTGATCTCCGCAACGAGCGAAAAGGCGTTAAGGCTTGCGAGCGATCAATTAAATGGAAAGATCTCCGATGAAGTTCACGGGCTCCTGGAAGGCCTAAAGGAGGTAAAGGCCCTTGTTGAGGCGACAATCGATTTCCCCGAGGAAGACACAGAATTGATTGCAGAGGCGAACGTTTGTGAGATGCTTTTACCCGTTCAGAAGAGAATAGGGGGCCTTCTTTCAACATATAATGAAGGCAGGTTGATACATGACGGCGTCAGGGCAGTGATCGTTGGCAAACCAAACGTCGGGAAGTCGAGCGTGCTCAATGCCCTCATTGGAAACGAACGCGCAATAGTGCACCACACCCCCGGCACAACAAGAGACACGATAGAAGAGAGCATGGAACTTGGCGGGATACTTTTTAGCATTACAGATACGGCAGGCATTAGGGAGTCTTCATGTGAGATCGAAAAGATAGGAGTAAAGAGATCTAAGGAAAAACTAAGTTCGGCCGACATTGTACTCGTGGTGCTGGATGCCTCAAGACCACTTGATAAAGAGGACGCTGAAGTGCTGGAAGAGACCGGAAGCATTGAGAGAGTAATATTGCTTAATAAAAGCGATATAGCGGAGAATAAGGACGAAGAGACGTTCGACTTTGACGACAAGACCAAGAAGATATCGACAAGCGCCGTTACAGGCGTCGGGATGGAAGAGCTTAAGAAGGCGCTTATCAGCTCTGTAGATAAAGACGCGCTGATCGATTCGGATGGCGCGATAATCACCAACCTTCGTCACAAGCACGCGCTTGATGAGGCAGATACGGCTATAGGCTACTCTTTGGAAGTGATATCTAAAAAAGAATCGGCGGAATTCGTGGCTCATCATATACAGGCCGCAATGAACGCCCTGATGAAGATAACGGGCGAAGTGACTACAGAAGATGTCTTAAATTCGATATTTTCAAAGTTCTGCATAGGAAAGTGA